One window of the Rhipicephalus microplus isolate Deutch F79 chromosome 2, USDA_Rmic, whole genome shotgun sequence genome contains the following:
- the LOC119182778 gene encoding uncharacterized protein LOC119182778 isoform X2, with protein MYLVARLPSILLFAGVTKASASQATTNITDETTAACCDSVWFSLNYTEDGIKSRAARSTSPDPALNVPRRTASFSGCVSWPTVNMATNPFLFYMQVCNTASSCKSSNRCFIQLTCPECFSAIAMFVQDFACALLILCGDIESNPGPTTEELLTEILAGQKVIQKRLDEIEQKFKVVDSTASLIKEVSSVTHLLDKKVKDMEKKLVDLEDRGRRNNLLVFGVPEKQNETQADLEQSVVKGIFEEVLGTKITSIERIHRIGRSHSRKPRPVILKLFDYREKINVLKNGYKLKGQRTSIAEDFSACTRQKRRNLWESTTDIRKSGKKVKLIHDKIKIENNLFEWDDSQKMRVLVQRKNTRNEQ; from the exons ATGTACCTCGTCGCACGGCTTCCTTCA ATTCTACTTTTTGCTGGAGTGACCAAAGCCAGCGCATCTCAAGCAACAACGAACATTACCGATGAAACCACGGCGGCATGCTGCGACAGCGTATGGTTTTCGCTAAACTACACTGAAGATGGGATCAAGTCACGTGCAGCGCGGTCTACGTCACCGGACCCGGCTTTAAATGTACCTCGTCGCACGGCTTCCTTCAGTGGGTGTGTCAGCTGGCCAACGGTCAACATGGCAACTAATCCGTTCCTGTTCTACATGCAGGTCTGtaacactgcgtcttcctgtaAATCCAGTAACCGCTGTTTTATCCAGCTGACATGCCCAGAGTGTTTCAGTGCTATAGCTATGTTTGTGCAGGATTTCGCATGTGCTTTGTTGATTCTTTGCGGTGATATAGAATCAAACCCAGGTCCTACCACCGAAGAATTGCTCACTGAGATTCTAGCGGGGCAAAAGGTGATACAGAAAAGGCTCGATGAAATTGAACAGAAATTTAAGGTTGTCGACTCGACAGCCTCTCTTATTAAAGAGGTCTCCTCAGTCACCCACCTTCTGGACAAGAAAGTGAAGGACATGGAAAAAAAGTTAGTCGACCTTGAGGACCGCGGGAGAAGAAACAACCTTTTGGTGTTCGGCGTTCCAGAAAAACAGAATGAAACACAAGCAGACCTTGAGCAAAGTGTTGTGAAAGGTATTTTCGAAGAGGTACTAGGCACAAAAATAACGTCTATCGAAAGGATTCATAGGATAGGCCGTAGTCATAGTCGCAAACCTCGGCCTGTAATCCTAAAGTTATTTGACTACCGCGAAAAGATTAATGTTTTGAAAAACGGCTATAAGTTAAAAGGACAGCGAACTTCTATAGCAGAGGATTTTTCCGCGTGCActagacagaaaagaagaaacctgTGGGAGAGCACAACTGACATCAGAAAGTCTGGTAAAAAAGTTAAGCTGATTCACGATAAAATTAAAATTGAAAACAATCTTTTTGAATGGGATGACAGCCAAAAAATGAGAGTTCTTGTTCAGCGCAAGAATACTAGAAACGAACAGTGA
- the LOC119182778 gene encoding uncharacterized protein LOC119182778 isoform X1, with protein sequence MYLVARLPSILLFAGVTKASASQATTNITDETTAACCDSVWFSLNYTEDGIKSRAARSTSPDPALNVPRRTASFSGCVSWPTVNMATNPFLFYMQILLFAGVTKASASQATTNITDETTAACCDSVWFSLNYTEDGIKSRAARSTSPDPALNVPRRTASFSGCVSWPTVNMATNPFLFYMQVCNTASSCKSSNRCFIQLTCPECFSAIAMFVQDFACALLILCGDIESNPGPTTEELLTEILAGQKVIQKRLDEIEQKFKVVDSTASLIKEVSSVTHLLDKKVKDMEKKLVDLEDRGRRNNLLVFGVPEKQNETQADLEQSVVKGIFEEVLGTKITSIERIHRIGRSHSRKPRPVILKLFDYREKINVLKNGYKLKGQRTSIAEDFSACTRQKRRNLWESTTDIRKSGKKVKLIHDKIKIENNLFEWDDSQKMRVLVQRKNTRNEQ encoded by the exons ATGTACCTCGTCGCACGGCTTCCTTCA ATTCTACTTTTTGCTGGAGTGACCAAAGCCAGCGCATCTCAAGCAACAACGAACATTACCGATGAAACCACGGCGGCATGCTGCGACAGCGTATGGTTTTCGCTAAACTACACTGAAGATGGGATCAAGTCACGTGCAGCGCGGTCTACGTCACCGGACCCGGCTTTAAATGTACCTCGTCGCACGGCTTCCTTCAGTGGGTGTGTCAGCTGGCCAACGGTCAACATGGCAACTAATCCGTTCCTGTTCTACATGCAGATTCTACTTTTTGCTGGAGTGACCAAAGCCAGCGCATCTCAAGCAACAACGAACATTACCGATGAAACCACGGCGGCATGCTGCGACAGCGTATGGTTTTCGCTAAACTACACTGAAGATGGGATCAAGTCACGTGCAGCGCGGTCTACGTCACCGGACCCGGCTTTAAATGTACCTCGTCGCACGGCTTCCTTCAGTGGGTGTGTCAGCTGGCCAACGGTCAACATGGCAACTAATCCGTTCCTGTTCTACATGCAGGTCTGtaacactgcgtcttcctgtaAATCCAGTAACCGCTGTTTTATCCAGCTGACATGCCCAGAGTGTTTCAGTGCTATAGCTATGTTTGTGCAGGATTTCGCATGTGCTTTGTTGATTCTTTGCGGTGATATAGAATCAAACCCAGGTCCTACCACCGAAGAATTGCTCACTGAGATTCTAGCGGGGCAAAAGGTGATACAGAAAAGGCTCGATGAAATTGAACAGAAATTTAAGGTTGTCGACTCGACAGCCTCTCTTATTAAAGAGGTCTCCTCAGTCACCCACCTTCTGGACAAGAAAGTGAAGGACATGGAAAAAAAGTTAGTCGACCTTGAGGACCGCGGGAGAAGAAACAACCTTTTGGTGTTCGGCGTTCCAGAAAAACAGAATGAAACACAAGCAGACCTTGAGCAAAGTGTTGTGAAAGGTATTTTCGAAGAGGTACTAGGCACAAAAATAACGTCTATCGAAAGGATTCATAGGATAGGCCGTAGTCATAGTCGCAAACCTCGGCCTGTAATCCTAAAGTTATTTGACTACCGCGAAAAGATTAATGTTTTGAAAAACGGCTATAAGTTAAAAGGACAGCGAACTTCTATAGCAGAGGATTTTTCCGCGTGCActagacagaaaagaagaaacctgTGGGAGAGCACAACTGACATCAGAAAGTCTGGTAAAAAAGTTAAGCTGATTCACGATAAAATTAAAATTGAAAACAATCTTTTTGAATGGGATGACAGCCAAAAAATGAGAGTTCTTGTTCAGCGCAAGAATACTAGAAACGAACAGTGA